In one Pseudomonas sp. SCA2728.1_7 genomic region, the following are encoded:
- a CDS encoding TonB-dependent siderophore receptor, producing the protein MRLPTIRQRFSYHCIAYSLLMTSAASCLVMTNNAFAATAAQRYTIVAGPLDNALSQFASAANVILSFSPQQTSRLRSAGLNGNFTVDQGFAQLLQGSGLQAVPQAPGSYILQALPNGDSLELAPTNINGELANPMNLDYAADVGYKAQNSRIGTKTSTPLSETPRSVSVVTAQRMKDQKSQTLTEVLGYVPGIFAPPFAAGDSLAGDLFFIRGFNATDYGYGLLRDGLRVQGNRYDTSTEPYGLERVEIFRGPSSLLYGENAPGGLVNLVSKRPTAAPQGEVQLGYGSNNRRQIGVDVSGPLNDSGNILGRIVMLGRKADTQTDHVPDDRLYIAPSLTLNIDDFNTLTLLANYQKDHTNMELGLPAAGTLLTNPNGKLSKDTMLGDPDWNTFERETWSTGYEFSHSFNDDWQFRQNSRYMQSRITRHETWPGNLNNAGFGTRLNMTAYDRYNKSMVYSLDNQLEGKFQLGELENTVLFGASYDRTSFNQDWNAGIVGPIDVYNPVYLRDPTTPIAVQNTLLEQQMKGVYAQIQSKYDHWLFLLGGRQDWVDSDFRDKVAKGSNISSEDKKFTYQGGVMYQFDNGMTPYVSYSTSFVPVQQISNAGTPLDPITSSQYEVGLKYEPIGWDTAFTASVYDLRKKDDTYFDSTTSTYRQVGESRSKGVELELNSNLTQNLNVTAAYTYTDARITKDAATSLVKGHQMTGVPRNQASVWAKYRFLDGDLKGLYVGGGVRYFDSAFAYTSPSLYGKLDAGDVTLVDAAIGYQIDTHWSVDLNAKNLFDKEYVSGCNDAGRCYWGEDRTLLGTVSYNW; encoded by the coding sequence CGCTGGACAATGCCTTGAGCCAGTTCGCCTCGGCTGCGAATGTGATTCTGTCGTTCTCGCCACAGCAGACCAGCCGTTTGCGCAGCGCCGGGCTGAACGGCAACTTCACCGTCGACCAGGGATTCGCCCAACTGCTGCAAGGCTCGGGGTTGCAAGCCGTACCGCAGGCGCCGGGCAGCTACATTCTGCAGGCACTGCCGAACGGCGATTCACTGGAGCTGGCCCCGACCAACATCAACGGTGAGTTGGCTAACCCGATGAATCTCGATTACGCCGCCGACGTCGGCTATAAAGCGCAGAACAGCCGGATCGGTACGAAAACCAGCACGCCGTTGTCGGAAACGCCGCGCTCGGTGTCAGTCGTAACCGCGCAACGCATGAAAGATCAGAAATCTCAGACGCTCACCGAGGTGCTTGGCTACGTGCCGGGGATCTTTGCTCCTCCGTTTGCCGCCGGCGACAGTCTGGCCGGCGATCTGTTTTTCATTCGCGGTTTCAACGCCACCGATTACGGCTACGGCCTGCTGCGCGATGGACTCCGTGTGCAAGGAAACCGCTATGACACCAGTACCGAGCCTTACGGTCTTGAGCGAGTGGAGATTTTCCGCGGCCCGTCTTCTCTGCTGTACGGCGAAAACGCCCCCGGCGGCCTGGTCAATCTGGTGAGCAAACGGCCAACCGCTGCACCGCAAGGCGAAGTGCAACTGGGCTATGGCTCGAACAACCGTCGGCAGATCGGCGTCGACGTGTCGGGGCCACTCAACGACAGCGGCAACATTCTCGGGCGCATCGTCATGCTCGGTCGCAAGGCCGACACCCAGACCGATCACGTCCCGGATGACCGCCTCTACATCGCCCCTTCGCTGACCCTGAATATCGACGACTTCAACACCCTGACCCTGCTGGCCAACTACCAGAAGGATCACACCAACATGGAACTTGGCCTACCGGCGGCCGGGACTTTGCTGACAAACCCCAACGGCAAGTTATCCAAGGACACCATGCTCGGCGACCCGGACTGGAACACTTTCGAGCGGGAAACCTGGAGCACCGGTTACGAATTCAGCCACTCATTCAACGACGACTGGCAGTTCCGCCAGAACTCGCGCTACATGCAGTCGCGCATTACCCGCCACGAAACCTGGCCAGGCAACCTCAACAATGCCGGTTTCGGCACACGCCTGAACATGACGGCCTACGATCGCTACAACAAATCGATGGTGTATTCGCTGGATAACCAACTGGAAGGCAAATTCCAGCTCGGTGAGCTGGAAAACACCGTGCTGTTCGGCGCCAGCTACGATCGTACTTCGTTCAATCAGGACTGGAATGCCGGCATCGTCGGGCCGATCGATGTGTATAACCCGGTTTACCTGCGCGACCCGACCACGCCGATCGCGGTGCAAAACACCTTGCTTGAGCAACAGATGAAAGGGGTTTATGCACAGATCCAGAGCAAGTACGACCATTGGCTGTTCCTGCTCGGTGGCCGTCAGGACTGGGTCGACAGTGATTTCCGCGACAAGGTGGCCAAGGGCAGCAACATCAGCTCCGAGGACAAGAAATTCACTTATCAAGGTGGGGTGATGTACCAGTTCGACAACGGCATGACGCCGTATGTCAGCTACTCCACCTCGTTCGTACCGGTGCAGCAGATTTCCAATGCCGGCACTCCGCTCGACCCGATCACCAGCAGCCAATATGAAGTGGGCCTGAAGTACGAACCGATCGGCTGGGATACTGCGTTCACCGCGTCGGTGTATGACTTGCGCAAAAAGGACGACACCTACTTCGATTCGACCACGTCGACCTATCGTCAGGTCGGCGAAAGCCGTTCCAAAGGTGTGGAACTGGAACTGAACAGCAACCTGACCCAGAACCTCAATGTTACTGCCGCTTATACCTACACCGATGCGCGCATTACCAAGGATGCCGCGACGTCATTGGTCAAAGGCCATCAAATGACCGGCGTGCCACGTAATCAGGCGTCGGTCTGGGCGAAATACCGTTTCCTCGATGGCGATCTGAAAGGTCTGTATGTGGGGGGCGGTGTGCGTTATTTCGACAGTGCCTTCGCTTACACCTCGCCTTCTCTGTACGGAAAGCTCGATGCCGGCGATGTCACGTTGGTAGATGCGGCGATCGGCTATCAGATCGACACGCACTGGAGCGTCGACCTGAACGCGAAAAACCTGTTCGACAAGGAGTATGTGTCGGGATGCAACGATGCCGGTCGCTGCTACTGGGGTGAAGACCGCACCTTGCTCGGTACGGTCTCTTACAATTGGTAA